Proteins from a genomic interval of Paenibacillus sp. FSL H8-0048:
- a CDS encoding N-acetylmuramoyl-L-alanine amidase family protein, giving the protein MKKFAFMLLLLLFVVVLPGHGQAAAGQNKIFLDGQELNAGQDVPVENVNNSIMVPLRMIAENLGYKVDWNQTSKTIKIEQQGKAIQLIVGQTAASVDGKTAVLTTAPLLRNGTTLVPIRFIGEQFGLTVKWDNTKKIVDLITPSIPEPNIDPGQSNGDGGTVVVPPGEPSSSLSMINGISFNENRFSIAIDGNAEPKVSKISGPDRIIVDLPNATFSDIFGTGQILDPDLNGSLSVTDYPDVSGIRYSLYSSNPYTVRFVIDLNTPKNYSVEVSGDSSKLIVIDLNAEAPGDTSTQPGNSGRKLVVLDAGHGAKDSGAVGITGKYEKNFNLAVILKAAALLRQENKIDVVLTRSDDTFLELKERAAMANNLGADLFISVHANSSGSAASSGTETYYQRDASKALANVMHKYLVQATGLSDRGVRYGNFHVIRETKMPAVLLEVGYLSNKKDEALLFTEALQNNVAASMVRGIKEYLGIQ; this is encoded by the coding sequence ATGAAGAAATTTGCTTTTATGCTGTTGCTGCTGCTCTTTGTTGTGGTGCTGCCAGGGCATGGACAAGCCGCTGCTGGCCAGAACAAGATCTTCCTGGATGGCCAGGAACTGAATGCAGGACAAGACGTTCCGGTGGAAAATGTAAATAACTCCATCATGGTGCCGCTAAGAATGATCGCTGAGAACCTTGGATACAAGGTGGATTGGAATCAGACAAGCAAGACCATCAAAATTGAACAGCAGGGAAAGGCCATTCAACTGATCGTAGGTCAGACTGCGGCTTCCGTTGACGGCAAGACAGCGGTCCTGACTACGGCCCCTCTCCTGCGGAACGGCACGACCCTCGTTCCGATCCGGTTCATCGGTGAGCAGTTCGGACTTACGGTCAAATGGGACAACACGAAGAAGATTGTAGATCTTATTACCCCGTCCATTCCCGAGCCTAACATTGACCCGGGACAAAGCAATGGGGACGGAGGGACGGTTGTAGTGCCGCCGGGAGAGCCCTCAAGCAGCCTGAGCATGATCAACGGCATCAGCTTCAATGAGAACCGGTTCTCGATTGCCATAGACGGCAATGCCGAGCCGAAGGTCTCCAAGATCAGCGGACCGGACCGGATCATCGTTGATCTGCCGAATGCCACGTTCTCGGATATTTTCGGAACAGGACAAATCCTTGACCCTGACCTGAACGGGAGCCTGTCAGTTACGGATTATCCGGATGTCTCTGGTATCCGCTATTCGCTGTATAGCTCTAATCCTTATACTGTCCGATTTGTAATTGATCTTAATACCCCCAAAAATTATAGCGTAGAGGTATCGGGAGATTCCTCAAAGCTCATTGTCATTGATTTGAATGCAGAGGCTCCAGGCGATACTTCCACGCAGCCGGGCAACAGCGGGCGCAAGCTGGTTGTGCTAGATGCCGGACATGGTGCGAAGGATTCAGGAGCTGTAGGCATTACCGGCAAATACGAGAAGAATTTCAACCTCGCTGTGATTCTTAAGGCGGCTGCGCTGCTCAGGCAGGAGAACAAGATTGACGTGGTGCTGACGCGCAGCGATGATACCTTCCTTGAACTGAAGGAGAGGGCGGCAATGGCCAATAATCTCGGTGCAGACTTATTCATATCCGTCCATGCCAACAGCAGCGGATCAGCGGCTTCAAGCGGAACAGAGACCTACTATCAGCGGGACGCCAGCAAGGCTCTGGCCAATGTGATGCACAAGTATCTTGTGCAGGCCACCGGACTTAGCGACAGGGGAGTGCGTTACGGCAACTTCCATGTGATACGCGAAACGAAGATGCCTGCGGTGCTGCTTGAGGTTGGCTATCTCAGCAATAAGAAGGACGAAGCTCTGCTGTTCACTGAAGCACTGCAGAACAATGTGGCCGCTTCGATGGTGCGCGGAATTAAAGAATATCTCGGGATTCAATAA
- a CDS encoding N-acetylmuramoyl-L-alanine amidase, whose amino-acid sequence MKKAGQRVLLLLLLPLLLLSFAGHKAAAAGTTPGKIVMDSKELALPKGVILENVNGSVMIPIRVVVENLGFEVLWEQSSRKVTVQQDGKSVQLAVGSTTAQADGVNLTLNAAPKQNGGTVLVPIRFLSEQFGLSVGWDNTDKTLYLSGGVTEAAPVTPEPQPSATAAPSVSPGAAPVAVPTAAPSVSPGAAPVAVQSPAPTTPPQSGTETLEELDGSVIVTPTPPATSPVVKGAVFSENRLIVAAAGGAKATVTRVTGPDRIVVDFAGAAFAPDFSGSFPGVSTGGSPQGKLDVSGYPLVSEVRYALFSTNPPTVRFVIQTTGYQNYQVSTDESTGLVTIDLNVTGSETGAPVNPVFTGRPVIALDAGHGGKQSGAVSLTGKLEKTFNLAVILKAGAILTQEGWADVIYTRTSDITLGLQDRVKIAQAANATLFVSLHANSLDVSYPNRSKVNGSETYYSRSESLPLAEIMQKHLVAGTGLKDNGVRSKSLHVTRETRMPAILLEAGYLTNPGDEAALYSEQMQDNLAREIVAGIKEYLGL is encoded by the coding sequence ATGAAGAAAGCCGGACAACGGGTATTGCTGCTACTGCTGCTGCCACTGCTCCTCCTGTCATTCGCCGGCCACAAAGCTGCGGCAGCCGGAACAACCCCCGGTAAGATTGTGATGGACAGCAAGGAGCTTGCATTGCCCAAGGGTGTAATCCTTGAGAACGTGAATGGAAGCGTTATGATTCCGATCCGTGTAGTGGTGGAGAATCTGGGCTTCGAAGTGCTGTGGGAACAGAGCAGCCGCAAGGTAACTGTCCAGCAGGACGGCAAGTCTGTACAGCTTGCAGTCGGCAGCACTACTGCACAAGCTGATGGTGTTAACCTGACTCTTAATGCTGCACCTAAGCAGAACGGCGGAACGGTACTGGTGCCTATCCGCTTTCTCAGCGAGCAATTCGGTCTTAGCGTCGGCTGGGACAATACGGATAAGACGTTGTATTTGAGCGGAGGGGTAACGGAGGCTGCGCCAGTCACTCCAGAACCGCAGCCGTCAGCCACTGCAGCTCCATCCGTGTCACCAGGAGCCGCTCCAGTGGCTGTTCCCACTGCAGCTCCATCCGTGTCACCAGGAGCCGCTCCAGTGGCTGTTCAGTCTCCTGCACCGACCACTCCGCCTCAGAGCGGCACAGAGACTCTGGAGGAATTGGACGGAAGTGTTATAGTTACTCCAACTCCGCCAGCTACATCACCTGTGGTGAAAGGGGCGGTATTCAGCGAGAACCGGCTGATTGTAGCAGCTGCCGGAGGAGCCAAGGCTACGGTTACGAGAGTGACCGGACCCGACCGGATTGTAGTGGATTTTGCCGGAGCGGCATTTGCCCCTGATTTCAGCGGGAGCTTCCCTGGCGTATCCACGGGAGGAAGTCCGCAGGGCAAGCTGGATGTGAGCGGCTACCCGCTTGTATCTGAAGTACGTTATGCGTTGTTCAGTACGAATCCGCCGACGGTCAGGTTCGTAATCCAGACTACAGGTTACCAGAATTATCAGGTTAGTACGGATGAGAGTACAGGACTAGTGACAATCGATCTGAATGTAACAGGCAGTGAAACGGGTGCTCCTGTGAATCCGGTATTTACCGGAAGACCGGTTATTGCGCTTGATGCCGGACACGGGGGCAAGCAATCGGGTGCGGTCAGCCTTACAGGCAAACTGGAAAAGACCTTCAATCTCGCGGTCATCCTCAAAGCCGGAGCTATTCTGACGCAGGAAGGCTGGGCTGATGTCATTTACACCCGTACATCGGATATTACCCTGGGCCTCCAGGATCGTGTGAAAATTGCCCAAGCGGCAAATGCTACACTGTTCGTATCCCTTCATGCCAATTCACTCGATGTATCCTATCCGAACCGGAGCAAAGTGAATGGCAGTGAGACGTACTATAGCCGCAGTGAGAGCCTGCCGCTTGCCGAGATTATGCAAAAGCATCTGGTAGCGGGAACCGGCCTCAAAGACAATGGAGTGCGCTCGAAGAGCCTGCATGTGACCCGGGAGACCCGGATGCCTGCAATTCTGCTGGAGGCCGGGTATCTGACCAATCCGGGAGATGAAGCAGCCCTGTACAGCGAACAGATGCAGGATAACCTCGCGCGGGAGATTGTAGCAGGAATTAAGGAATATCTAGGGTTGTAA
- a CDS encoding glutamate-5-semialdehyde dehydrogenase, with product MSEVVNKTTLAKATTGVLASLTTAQKNEALLVMAAALRAEADYIIAANAEDLERGRLNGTPESMLDRLALDAGRIDSIAEGLQQIAELPDPVGDNLETIERPNGLHIEKVRVPLGVIGIIYEARPNVTVDAAGLCLKTGNAVVLRGGSSALSSNRAIAEVLHRALAGTALPPDALQLIEDPNRSSVDEMLKLNGLLDVIIPRGGSSLIQNVVLNATVPVIETGAGICHTYLDASANPEMARRISVNAKAQRPSVCNSMETLLVHRAYAQEHLTALAEAFREARVELRGCQDTVALIPWAVPATPEDFATEYNDYILNIRIVDTLEQALGHIAEFGTKHSECIVTEDAANAARFLQEVDAAAVYHNASTRFTDGFEFGFGAEIGISTQKLHARGPMGLPALTSSKYMIHGSGQIRG from the coding sequence ATGAGTGAAGTGGTTAACAAGACGACGCTGGCCAAAGCAACCACAGGGGTACTCGCAAGCTTGACTACCGCCCAGAAGAATGAAGCCCTGCTGGTGATGGCAGCCGCTTTGCGCGCCGAAGCTGATTACATTATTGCCGCCAACGCAGAAGACCTGGAGCGCGGACGGCTGAACGGGACACCGGAGTCGATGCTCGACCGGCTGGCCCTGGATGCGGGACGGATTGACAGCATTGCCGAAGGCTTGCAGCAGATTGCCGAACTGCCTGATCCGGTTGGAGACAATCTGGAGACGATCGAACGGCCGAACGGCCTGCACATTGAGAAGGTACGGGTTCCGCTTGGAGTGATTGGCATTATCTATGAAGCACGCCCCAACGTCACCGTTGACGCTGCCGGACTCTGCCTTAAGACCGGCAATGCTGTGGTGCTGCGCGGCGGCTCCTCCGCCCTCTCCTCCAACCGTGCCATCGCTGAGGTGCTGCACCGCGCACTTGCGGGTACCGCCCTTCCGCCGGATGCCTTGCAGCTGATTGAAGATCCTAACCGCTCCTCCGTGGATGAAATGCTGAAGCTGAACGGACTGCTGGATGTCATTATCCCGCGCGGAGGAAGCTCCCTGATTCAGAATGTGGTTCTTAATGCCACCGTACCGGTTATTGAAACAGGAGCAGGCATATGCCATACTTATCTGGATGCGAGTGCCAATCCGGAAATGGCCCGGCGCATTAGCGTGAATGCGAAGGCCCAGCGGCCTTCGGTCTGCAATTCAATGGAGACACTGCTGGTGCACCGTGCTTACGCCCAAGAACATCTCACCGCACTTGCTGAAGCCTTCCGCGAGGCTCGTGTGGAGCTGCGCGGGTGCCAGGATACGGTTGCTCTTATTCCTTGGGCTGTGCCTGCCACACCAGAGGACTTCGCTACAGAATACAACGATTATATTCTCAATATTCGTATCGTGGACACGCTGGAACAGGCTCTTGGGCATATCGCAGAGTTCGGAACCAAGCATTCCGAATGTATTGTGACTGAAGACGCAGCGAATGCTGCACGCTTCCTGCAAGAGGTTGACGCTGCGGCAGTGTACCACAACGCATCTACCCGGTTCACGGACGGCTTTGAATTCGGCTTCGGCGCCGAGATCGGAATCAGCACCCAGAAGCTCCATGCCCGCGGGCCTATGGGACTGCCTGCACTCACTTCAAGCAAATACATGATTCACGGCTCCGGCCAAATCAGAGGTTAA
- the leuD gene encoding 3-isopropylmalate dehydratase small subunit, with translation MEEFKKLTGIVAPVDRVNVDTDAIIPKQFLKRIERTGFGQFLFYEWRFDEAGNDNPAFEMNKPRYEGASVLISRANFGCGSSREHAPWAIMDYGFRVVIAPSYADIFYNNCFKNGILPIKLSEAQVDDLFSRTAEHEGYTLTVDLENNKLSDEYGLAINFELDEHRRQFLLQGLDDIGLTLQHADEIAAYEERHAAKLFA, from the coding sequence ATGGAAGAATTCAAGAAGTTAACAGGAATTGTAGCCCCGGTAGACCGGGTTAATGTAGATACGGATGCGATTATCCCTAAGCAGTTCCTGAAACGGATCGAGCGCACAGGCTTTGGACAATTTCTATTCTACGAATGGCGTTTTGATGAAGCAGGGAATGACAATCCGGCATTCGAAATGAACAAACCGCGTTATGAGGGAGCCTCTGTGCTGATCTCCCGCGCGAATTTCGGCTGCGGCTCCTCCCGGGAGCATGCGCCCTGGGCCATCATGGATTACGGGTTCAGAGTGGTCATCGCACCATCCTACGCCGACATCTTCTATAACAACTGCTTCAAGAACGGCATTCTGCCGATTAAGCTCTCGGAAGCCCAGGTAGACGATCTGTTCAGCCGCACGGCAGAGCATGAGGGATACACACTTACAGTGGATCTGGAGAACAACAAACTGAGTGATGAGTATGGACTTGCCATCAACTTTGAGCTGGATGAGCACCGCCGCCAGTTCCTGCTGCAGGGGCTGGACGATATCGGCCTGACACTTCAGCATGCTGATGAGATTGCCGCTTATGAAGAGCGTCATGCAGCCAAGCTTTTTGCTTAA
- the leuC gene encoding 3-isopropylmalate dehydratase large subunit has protein sequence MGNKTMFEKIWDNHVIHQEEGKPSIIYIDLHLVHEVTSPQAFEGLRLSGRKVRRPGLTFATMDHNVPTKDRYNITDPISKQQIDTLSQNCRDFGVRLFDLNDIDQGVVHVMGPEIGLTHPGKTIVCGDSHTSTHGAFGALAFGIGTSEVEHVLATQCLQQSKAKTMEVRFTGKRNPGVTAKDMILGVIAKYGTDFATGYVIEYTGEAIRELSMEERMTVCNMSIEGGARAGLIAPDETTFNYLRGRQYVPQGEAYDAAVETWKGLVSDEGAQYDTVVEFDVETLIPQVTWGTSPGMGTDINSAVPNPADFTTENERKAAEKALEYMDLAPGTPISEIGIDYVFIGSCTNGRIEDLRAAAEVAKGYKVSDKVTAIVVPGSGRVKMQAEKEGLDKVFTEAGFEWREAGCSMCLAMNPDVLQPGQRCASTSNRNFEGRQGRGGRTHLVSPAMAAAAAIKGRFTDVRDWNYKTEAVNS, from the coding sequence ATGGGCAACAAGACAATGTTTGAGAAGATTTGGGACAATCACGTTATTCATCAGGAAGAAGGCAAGCCGAGCATTATTTACATCGATCTGCATCTGGTTCATGAAGTGACTTCCCCGCAGGCGTTTGAAGGACTGCGCCTGAGCGGCCGTAAGGTACGCCGTCCGGGACTTACCTTTGCGACAATGGATCATAACGTGCCTACCAAGGACCGTTACAATATTACCGATCCAATCTCCAAGCAGCAGATTGATACACTCTCGCAGAACTGCCGTGATTTCGGCGTAAGATTGTTTGACCTGAATGATATTGACCAAGGTGTTGTTCACGTCATGGGTCCCGAGATTGGCTTGACCCATCCCGGCAAGACGATTGTTTGCGGGGACAGCCATACCTCCACTCACGGAGCCTTCGGTGCACTGGCCTTCGGGATCGGCACCAGCGAAGTTGAGCATGTGCTTGCTACCCAGTGTCTGCAGCAGTCCAAGGCCAAGACCATGGAAGTGCGCTTCACTGGCAAACGTAATCCGGGAGTGACCGCCAAGGATATGATTCTCGGCGTAATTGCCAAATACGGAACGGACTTTGCAACTGGCTATGTTATCGAGTATACAGGCGAAGCTATCCGCGAGCTGTCGATGGAAGAGCGCATGACCGTCTGCAACATGTCGATTGAAGGCGGAGCAAGAGCAGGCCTGATCGCACCGGACGAGACAACCTTCAACTATCTGCGCGGACGTCAATATGTACCTCAGGGTGAAGCGTATGATGCCGCTGTTGAAACCTGGAAGGGCCTTGTCAGTGACGAAGGCGCCCAGTATGATACTGTGGTCGAATTCGATGTAGAGACACTTATCCCCCAGGTTACCTGGGGAACTAGCCCTGGTATGGGAACGGATATCAACTCCGCCGTACCGAACCCTGCCGATTTCACTACCGAGAATGAACGCAAAGCAGCCGAGAAGGCGCTTGAATATATGGATCTGGCTCCAGGTACGCCGATCTCCGAGATCGGAATTGATTATGTCTTCATCGGCTCCTGCACCAACGGCCGGATTGAGGATCTGCGGGCTGCAGCTGAAGTAGCCAAGGGCTATAAGGTATCTGACAAGGTTACAGCTATTGTTGTGCCGGGCTCCGGACGCGTGAAGATGCAGGCCGAGAAGGAAGGTCTGGACAAAGTGTTCACCGAAGCGGGCTTTGAATGGCGTGAAGCCGGCTGCAGTATGTGCCTGGCAATGAATCCGGATGTTCTGCAGCCGGGACAGCGCTGCGCCTCTACTTCCAACCGTAACTTCGAAGGACGCCAGGGACGCGGCGGACGCACGCATCTGGTCTCTCCTGCCATGGCGGCTGCGGCAGCCATCAAGGGACGCTTCACGGATGTGCGTGACTGGAACTACAAGACGGAAGCCGTCAACTCATAG
- the proB gene encoding glutamate 5-kinase — translation MTSRIVVKIGSSSLTGPEGGLHREAVAFFAAEIAALRKDGCEVLLVTSGAVAAGFRGIGYASRPRLLHEKQAAAAVGQVMLMQAYQEAFAGHGIPTAQILLTRTDFCSRRAMNNAMMTVEELLRQGAVPVFNENDTVSVDELKFGDNDTLSALVANLLKASHLLVLTDMDGVYSGDPRKHPDAVRYEHIEEITPEIYAIAGGAGSSVGTGGMRSKIDAAKIATRGGVPVFVGQVKEPGDLSQAAAGKGKGTYFATTLSSLPVKKQWLGFMSTPLGSLYVDDGAVEALLHGGHSLLPVGVKRIEGSFHSGDVVEVLGPDGQLLGRGIVNYDDTQLRSIQGLPSREIVPKLGEVHRLEVIHRDEWITLR, via the coding sequence ATGACGTCAAGAATTGTGGTCAAAATCGGCAGCAGCTCGCTCACGGGTCCCGAAGGCGGCCTCCATCGTGAGGCGGTCGCCTTCTTCGCCGCCGAGATCGCCGCGCTCCGCAAGGACGGCTGTGAAGTGCTGCTGGTCACCTCCGGGGCGGTCGCAGCGGGATTCCGGGGCATCGGCTATGCTTCCCGCCCAAGGCTGCTGCATGAGAAACAGGCGGCGGCGGCAGTAGGACAGGTTATGCTGATGCAGGCTTATCAGGAGGCCTTCGCAGGCCACGGTATACCCACTGCCCAGATTCTCCTGACCCGTACGGACTTCTGCAGCCGCCGGGCCATGAACAACGCCATGATGACGGTGGAAGAATTGCTCCGCCAAGGCGCCGTGCCCGTATTCAACGAGAACGATACCGTATCGGTGGATGAGCTGAAGTTCGGTGACAACGATACCTTATCGGCGCTGGTTGCCAATCTGTTGAAGGCCTCGCACCTGCTGGTGTTGACGGATATGGACGGCGTCTACAGCGGCGATCCCCGCAAGCATCCAGATGCTGTACGGTATGAGCACATAGAAGAGATTACGCCTGAGATCTATGCCATTGCAGGCGGTGCAGGGTCAAGCGTAGGAACCGGCGGCATGCGCTCTAAGATCGACGCGGCCAAGATTGCCACGCGGGGCGGCGTTCCGGTCTTCGTGGGCCAAGTGAAGGAGCCGGGGGATTTATCACAGGCCGCAGCCGGAAAGGGCAAAGGCACTTATTTTGCCACCACCCTCTCTTCTCTGCCGGTCAAAAAGCAATGGCTGGGCTTCATGTCCACCCCGCTCGGATCACTGTATGTCGATGACGGTGCTGTTGAAGCGCTGCTCCACGGAGGACATAGTCTGCTGCCAGTAGGGGTTAAACGTATTGAGGGCAGCTTCCATTCCGGGGATGTCGTTGAGGTGCTCGGCCCGGATGGGCAGCTGCTTGGACGGGGTATCGTCAATTACGATGACACCCAGCTCCGCAGCATTCAGGGGCTTCCCAGCCGCGAGATTGTGCCCAAGCTTGGTGAAGTACACCGGCTTGAGGTTATCCACCGGGACGAATGGATCACACTTCGTTAA
- a CDS encoding LysR family transcriptional regulator — protein sequence MELRQLQYTLQIAAERNFSRAAEKLHIAQPSLSQQLSKLEKELGVLLFQRNTSSVELTYAGEKFVEQAQGIIDAVELLRQEMSDISQLRTGRVMVGSMPITGAHLLPHVLPVFKSKYAEVEITLLEDSSMNLEKLTASGQTDLSLLSLPLEIPTLAYEVLGEERIDLAVPPGHLLAGREPQGIRTSLAELKDEPFIVLKEGQGFRKMTVELCREAGFEPRIVFESNNMETVQSLVAAGMGVTLVPHFIARAARSEFVPVYLPLAEPVPGRTLVIAYRRGRYLSRAAEAFIETFKATVAGLTDN from the coding sequence ATGGAACTCAGACAATTGCAATACACGCTGCAGATTGCTGCAGAGCGGAATTTCTCCCGCGCGGCGGAAAAGCTGCACATCGCCCAGCCCTCGCTCAGCCAGCAGCTGTCAAAGCTGGAGAAGGAGCTTGGCGTACTCCTCTTCCAGCGTAATACCAGCTCGGTGGAGCTGACCTATGCCGGCGAGAAATTCGTTGAACAGGCCCAGGGAATCATTGATGCCGTTGAACTGCTGCGGCAGGAGATGTCCGATATCTCCCAGCTTCGCACAGGACGCGTAATGGTCGGCAGCATGCCGATCACCGGCGCACATCTGCTCCCGCATGTGCTGCCCGTGTTCAAGAGCAAATATGCCGAGGTTGAAATCACCCTGCTGGAGGACTCATCCATGAATCTGGAGAAGCTGACAGCCAGCGGCCAGACCGATCTCAGCCTGCTCTCTCTCCCGCTCGAAATTCCGACCCTGGCCTACGAGGTGCTCGGTGAGGAGAGGATCGATCTTGCCGTTCCGCCGGGACATCTGTTAGCCGGCCGTGAACCGCAGGGCATCCGTACCAGCCTAGCCGAGCTTAAGGATGAACCGTTTATCGTACTTAAGGAAGGGCAGGGCTTCCGTAAAATGACCGTGGAGTTATGCCGTGAGGCCGGATTTGAGCCGCGGATTGTTTTCGAGAGCAACAATATGGAGACCGTCCAGTCGCTGGTTGCTGCCGGAATGGGCGTTACCCTGGTGCCCCACTTTATTGCGCGCGCTGCCAGAAGTGAATTCGTACCGGTCTATCTTCCGCTGGCTGAGCCGGTGCCCGGCCGGACACTGGTCATTGCCTACCGGCGCGGACGTTACTTGTCCCGTGCAGCCGAAGCTTTTATCGAAACCTTCAAGGCAACCGTGGCCGGTCTGACCGATAACTAG
- a CDS encoding GerMN domain-containing protein, which yields MNKKLTYAGIAAMLLLVISGCGDKPTAAPADASGPDSTSVSSGAEGNNAGKDTPTATPAATSTPEPTATVTPAATEAPAVPEKQSLKIKTYYTDVQQNDLIPAEVSITFKDAKEKYTEAFKTLQKSGNADQIPLWNKIELKSLEFSNGQIVMDIHKPDDAQLGAGGESLAIGALSQMFFQFDEVKNIDVLVDGEQVESLMGHVDLVHPITRENNGL from the coding sequence ATGAACAAAAAATTGACATATGCAGGGATCGCTGCGATGCTGCTTCTCGTAATTTCGGGCTGCGGCGATAAGCCTACTGCTGCACCGGCGGATGCATCCGGTCCGGATTCAACCTCGGTATCCAGCGGCGCTGAAGGCAATAATGCCGGGAAGGACACTCCCACTGCCACACCGGCAGCTACAAGCACGCCTGAGCCTACAGCAACTGTGACTCCGGCGGCTACGGAGGCACCAGCGGTGCCTGAGAAGCAGAGCCTTAAGATCAAGACGTATTATACAGATGTGCAACAGAACGACTTGATTCCTGCTGAAGTCTCTATCACCTTCAAGGATGCGAAGGAGAAATATACGGAAGCCTTCAAAACCCTCCAGAAGAGCGGTAATGCCGACCAGATTCCGCTGTGGAACAAGATTGAACTGAAGTCACTTGAATTCTCTAACGGACAGATTGTGATGGATATTCATAAGCCGGATGACGCACAGCTTGGCGCAGGCGGCGAATCTCTGGCAATCGGCGCATTATCCCAGATGTTCTTCCAGTTCGATGAAGTGAAGAATATCGATGTGCTGGTAGATGGAGAACAGGTGGAGAGCCTGATGGGGCATGTGGATCTTGTGCATCCAATCACCCGTGAGAACAACGGATTGTAG